AGTGTCTACGCCGTGAGGTAGCGGCATAATGGCAGAGACCAGTATTGGGCTCATTGTCTGTATGTTACTTTTATGCAATGTAAAATATCATGTTATATATAGATAGTGTTTTTGTTTCTTTCTTTTTTGGAACACAACATATAGATAATGCTTTATAATGTTACAAACTTGCAAGACATGACACACAAAGCAAACTGACGTCAGAATAGTTGAAGCAAGTTGAGGTTATGCTCTGCTTCCTCTTCAGTGATTATCAAATTCTTCATTTTCGGTTTGAATCCTACCCATAAAAACACAGTACCTTCGTCGCATTTCACCTCCAGATTCTCTAGATTCTTCACTGAATCTGGCAATTCACATCGATAACAATCTCTCATGGAAATTTTCTTTAACTTCTGCAATTTTCCAATCTCCAGAGGCAACCTCTTTAGTTGGAAACATCCAGAAACATCTAGAAACCGCAAATTGCTTAGTATCTTGATCGTTTCAGGAAGCTCAAATAAACTACTACAAGAAACCACCCTCAGCATTTCAAGGTTCCTCAAGTTGCCTATAGCTTCAAAGAGTGTGCGAAGCTTGTTACAGTTTGTGATGCTAAGCTTCTTTTAATGATACAACTTGAGAGACCCAATTTGGTAACTCAACAAGGTTGTAACAATAATCTATTTCGATTTCTTGCAAACTCTGTAGTAGAGTTTCAGAACCATCAAACTCTGACTCGTTAAGAGGCTCATCGAAATGACACAACCAAAGAGATAGCTTCTCGAGATTATTGAGCTCAAGTTTGGGAATGTCATGCAAAGTGATTGAACCTTTCTCGAATCTGATTCGTCTCAGGTAAGGTAATGAGCTGAGACACGATAAATTGGTCAGCTTTGTAGGTTCAAGACCGTGATTCATGATCATCACGACTTTCAGTTTCTTCATTGTAGCATTGAAGTTTGGTAATGCATAGTTCGATGAACAGAGATTAAGAACTAAAACTTCAACGTCGGGACAATGCATTTCAACCCAACACGATGTAAATGAATCATCTGTAACCAAAAGAAGAAGAAAAGAAAAAGAAAGAAAAGATCAATCACATCAAGTTATAGAATATTATTGTTAAAGAGTGTGTAACAACAAAGTAAAGAAACAATCGTATTACCAGTAGATATAGACAATAGAGAAGCGTTCAAAACTATAGGCTGTTTTAGATTTAAACACCAATTTGGAAACTTGTTCTCTTGTATATCCATGTTTAATCTTTTCCTTTGGAGGATCGAAACCGACTCCTTTTCACATTGATGCATTGCAAACTCTCTAGAGACGTTGTCTTGTTTCACCAATAACTCATTGTAGAAACAATCTCCATACTCATTTTTCCTGATACTAAAGCATATATAAAAAAAAATGATAACTGATAAAAAGAAACTTTTCAAAGACAAACAATTAATAACAGGCAGAATCTGTTTTGGATATTGGACCTAGTTTTCAACATATATAGCAAGATCAAGAATTGGTAGATGAATAGAAAGTAACATACCCAAGAGGAAGAAGTTTAAGGAGATTGTGGGAGGCAAGATCTTGGAGGTGATTCCTGCAGATGATATCCTCTTTACTGTATAATCCTGACCATAAGTCGATTATTGTGGAAGCAATGATCTTCTGGTCTTTAAGAAACGAGCCCATGTCTATGAAACACTCTCTAAGATTGTTGTTCGAGGCATCAAAATTTTCGATCGAATCCATGAGAAATTTTACTGCCGTTTTCTATTCAGTGTGGCTCTTTATTTCTTTTTGTAACTGAATTATCGACATTTATAACGAAATGGTCCCAAAATAGAGTTTTAGTAAATGATAACTTGAGACCCACGGTAAAGTCAGAAGTGTCATTGAAGGCAAACGAAGGGTCAAAAACGTTTATTAGACCATTGACGAGGTAAATTAAAAGGTATGAAGCTTAGACGTCAATAGAAAAATTCAACAAGAAAATTGAAACTAAGAACTTGTAGTGTGAAAGTTATTCTATTTATTAATAAAAACAGAAGCATACAACATTTCTTCTATTTACCTTGGGACCATCTTGAATAACAAGACACATACAAACATTAAAACATATGAAGTAAGTTCAGATTATGCTCTATTTCCTCCACATGAACTCTCAAGCTTCTCATTTTCGGCTTCAACCTTTCCCACAAGACCAACCCAGTTTCTTCATCGCATTTCACCTCCAGGCCCTCTAGACTCCTCACTGAGTCCGGCAGCTCGCATCTCCAACATTTCCTCATCGACATCTTCTTCAGCTTCTGCAGCTTCCCAATCTCTAGAGGCAACTTTCTCAGTCCTAAGCAATGCGAAATATCCAGAAACTGCAATTGCCCGAGTCTCTCCACCGTTTCAGGCAGCTCAGAGAGATTAATACAAGAACTCAGCCTCAACACTTGTAGACTACTCAAGTTTCCTATAGCCTCAGGAAGTAGAGAGAGCTTGTTACAGTTCGTGATGCTAAGTGTCTTCAACGAAACAACTTCACAGACCCAATACGGCAACTCATCAAGATCGTAGCAATAGTCTATGTCGATCTCCTGTAAACTAGGAAGAGCTCTAGAGACATCTATTGTTTCATCTTCAATGTCGTAGAAAACCTCACCGAAGCTACACATAACCAAAGACAACTTCTTCAGACTGACGAGCAGCAAGTGGAGAATGTCCAGCGAAGTGACTGAAACTTTCTCCAGTCTGATCCGTTTCAGGTTTGGTAATAAGCTGAGGCACGAGAATCTGGTCAGTCTTGTTGGATAAGAACCGTGGTTTGTGATTATCAGAACCTTTAGCTTCTTCATTCCAGAAATGAAGCTCGGTAATGCAAAGTTTTGTGAAGAGATGTTGAGAATCAAAGTCTCGACATTGGGACATTCCATTTCAATCCAATTCGATGAGAACAAATCATCTGTCATAACCAAAAAGAGAGCAGAAAAAATCATATTTCAAGAAACAACAGAGAGAGAGATTAATATAAACCACTTACCTGTAGAGATAGACAAGAGAGAGGCATTGATGATAATAGGTTCCATTTGATTCAAACACCAGTCTGGAAATTGAGCCTCTCTTATCTCCAAATTTAATCTTTTTCTTTCCAAGAATGCTTCTAATCCGCTTTGATGGATAGCCAGCTCCCTGAGGATATCATGTTGAGTGACTAAATACTCATTGTAGAAACCCTCTTCCTGCTCATTTCTGCTGATGAAAACCAAATAAGTAAGTAAGTTCATCCAATGGTAGATGGGAAGAGAGAAACAACAACATACCCGAGAGGAACAAGTTTAAGTAGATTCTGGGAGGCAAGGTCTTCAAGGTACTTCATGCACACGGTACTGCTACTACTCCTACTTTTACAGTATAGTTCCATCCATATGTCAATTAGGACAGAAGCGCGTATCTTTTGGTCCTCAAGAAAGCAGCCCATGTCCATGAAACACTTCTGAAGAGTGGGTTCCAAGGCATTGAAGCTAGGCTGGAGACATTCAAGCACAGTAGGCTGAGGAGGACTATCAAGAACTGTTTCCCCTTGAGACCAGCTTTCCACCTGCCCTTTCCATGTATTTAGAGATCTTCCATTGAGTGAACGGCCAATTACTTCAATTACGATTGGGAATCCATTGCAACGTTTCAATATCTGCCAATAGCAAGACAAAAGTGAAGCTATATAAGTAATCACATTTCTAATCTACATATATTGAAACTAATTACCTTTTTGAGAAGATGTTCGTACTCATCTGGAGAGGCGTTGTTACGCGGTGATGCCCATTGAACGAGAAGGGCTCTTGCATTTTCATATTCCAAAGGTTTCAGATAATAAGTGGGGCCAAAGCTCTGAAACTCAGACCTAGAAGTCACCAAAACTTTATAGTTACCCAGAATGCTAATACGGAACTTCTCAAGGAAAGAATCAGCTCCCTGCCAGACATCATCCAACACCAGCAGTACAGGACCGTCTTCAATGAGTTTCTCCAGCAGTTTTCTCAAGGCAACGGCTGCTTGAGTATCGTTCTCAAACGTTTGGGGAGCGTGACCGTTGTACTGGAGTAGATTCTGTACAATGGTCCTGAAGTTAGGAGTACTTGAGACAACATTAAACAAGATATGCTTGAAATGCCCTGCCAAAAATGGAAACAACACGTAGAGATATGATTAGAAACAAATATAACAACTTAAAATGGAAACTTTTTTTAAGATAGGCATATACTTTTGACGTGTGCATTGTTGCAAAGGTGAGTAACGAGGGTGGTCTTGCCGCACCCGGGAGGAGCAGAGACCACGAGAGTATCCACATTAGGATTGTCAATGAATCTCTTGTTAAGATCCATCAAAGGCCAGTCCAACCCAACGGGGGAGGGGGACTTATCAAGCTTTGGAACAGAGCAAAGATGATCCGTAAAAAAAGGCAGTGCAGGAGCAACACTCAAGCTGTCCATTCTCTTACCCAAACCCTCCACCACAAGGGACAGATCCAACTGGTCCCTAAACTGAAGAAGCTGGAGATCGATGCCACAGAACTTGACCATAGCTTTATTGATCCTCTCGATTTTTCTGGCGTATTTGGGTTTATTGTAAAACCGGACGCTCTGAAACTTGTGAATCAGTAGATGAGCTTGTTCGATGGTATCCCTGAGTTCATGTAGCTCTCCGGAACTGTGGTCTAGCTTGTCTCGCAGGGAATCGATCTTTTGGGTCAAGGGAAGCAATCTGGTCATCGTGGAGACGAGATCCTTGGACAGGGGTTTGAATGATTTGTACTTCTTTGCCTCGGCGATGGCAAGTTTCAGAGCCTCCGAGACCAAAGCTCCCCCGAAAGAACCTGATGCCAAGTCAGCCACAGCGTTCATTTCATTCTTCTTAAAACGATCTGAAAAGGTTTTATGCTCTGAGATTTTCCAAAACGACGATAAAGATAACAGAGAGAGACGAGAGACGAGAGACGAGAGACGAGAAGAAAGAAAGGGCTTAAGCTTAATCGCAAATCTAATGCCGTCGTCGTCGTTGACTTTTGGCAAATCCGTTTCTTCCTACTACTTGCCGCGCAATTACCTCAGCAATATTTCACATGTGTTAAAAGATAAGATAATGCTTATCCATTTTGGGATATTTGCGTAACTATTAAAATAATAATTACTTCACTAGAGAGAGTAAAATTAGCCGACTTACCTTCTCTATAAATATCATCTTGGCCTCATCAAATTAAATAGATGGACAAGAGTTCACTAAGTTTAGTTTCTCTTTTTTTCGTAGATCACTTCATACACAATAATATATATTCAACACATAAGCTGAGACCAAAAGTCTTCTCCTCTCTCTCGTACACATCGAACTTCTCTCGCTCTTTAATATATATAGTTCATCTTTATATTTTTGCAACACGTTATCAGCACGAAGCTCTGACCAACTGAGGTTTATCAATCCCAAAATTTTTAAACCAATCGAGGTAATGTTTAAATTTATGTGTT
This genomic interval from Brassica oleracea var. oleracea cultivar TO1000 chromosome C2, BOL, whole genome shotgun sequence contains the following:
- the LOC106327500 gene encoding probable disease resistance protein At5g66900 codes for the protein MNAVADLASGSFGGALVSEALKLAIAEAKKYKSFKPLSKDLVSTMTRLLPLTQKIDSLRDKLDHSSGELHELRDTIEQAHLLIHKFQSVRFYNKPKYARKIERINKAMVKFCGIDLQLLQFRDQLDLSLVVEGLGKRMDSLSVAPALPFFTDHLCSVPKLDKSPSPVGLDWPLMDLNKRFIDNPNVDTLVVSAPPGCGKTTLVTHLCNNAHVKRHFKHILFNVVSSTPNFRTIVQNLLQYNGHAPQTFENDTQAAVALRKLLEKLIEDGPVLLVLDDVWQGADSFLEKFRISILGNYKVLVTSRSEFQSFGPTYYLKPLEYENARALLVQWASPRNNASPDEYEHLLKKILKRCNGFPIVIEVIGRSLNGRSLNTWKGQVESWSQGETVLDSPPQPTVLECLQPSFNALEPTLQKCFMDMGCFLEDQKIRASVLIDIWMELYCKSRSSSSTVCMKYLEDLASQNLLKLVPLGNEQEEGFYNEYLVTQHDILRELAIHQSGLEAFLERKRLNLEIREAQFPDWCLNQMEPIIINASLLSISTDDLFSSNWIEMECPNVETLILNISSQNFALPSFISGMKKLKVLIITNHGSYPTRLTRFSCLSLLPNLKRIRLEKVSVTSLDILHLLLVSLKKLSLVMCSFGEVFYDIEDETIDVSRALPSLQEIDIDYCYDLDELPYWVCEVVSLKTLSITNCNKLSLLPEAIGNLSSLQVLRLSSCINLSELPETVERLGQLQFLDISHCLGLRKLPLEIGKLQKLKKMSMRKCWRCELPDSVRSLEGLEVKCDEETGLVLWERLKPKMRSLRVHVEEIEHNLNLLHMF